Proteins encoded in a region of the Chloroherpetonaceae bacterium genome:
- a CDS encoding tetratricopeptide repeat protein, which translates to MTRLTKRCILLWLLCWLILPQANAQIERRTIAPDPIKQYSEQVLQGIDLIYNLEFEKAERIFSEIRNKDPKSPIGHFFLGMTLWWKMMLDIDNTQYDDEFCSYMEKTIEVCEERLERNSEDIEALFFKCGSLGFRGRLRANRESWLKAASDGKDALPIVNKLQKLDKDNYDILFGLGLYNYYAEVIPEKIPAVRPLALLFPKGDKLKGIRQLELASEKSRYARSESLYFLLQIYYVYEKDYLKAIEYARRLYQKYPRNVVFHTFLGRALASGGYWHEAEAVYSDVLQKCQSGVEHYNERAAREAHFHLGVAMMNSRRIAQAYTHFKQAEALSKKIDREPSPYQALTMLRLGMIYDLRGDHATAVTHYKKVLEMKDYQNSHQLAKTYIDRPFSG; encoded by the coding sequence ATGACGCGACTAACCAAGCGCTGCATACTTCTCTGGCTGCTCTGCTGGCTTATTCTCCCACAGGCAAATGCACAGATTGAGCGGCGCACTATTGCTCCTGACCCCATCAAGCAGTATAGTGAGCAAGTGCTGCAAGGCATTGACTTGATTTACAATCTCGAGTTCGAAAAAGCAGAGCGAATTTTTAGCGAGATTCGCAATAAAGACCCGAAAAGCCCAATTGGGCACTTCTTTCTTGGTATGACGCTCTGGTGGAAAATGATGCTGGATATTGACAACACGCAGTATGATGATGAGTTTTGTAGCTATATGGAGAAAACCATTGAGGTCTGCGAAGAACGGTTAGAACGAAATAGTGAAGACATCGAAGCCCTCTTTTTCAAGTGTGGCTCACTCGGCTTTCGTGGACGATTGCGAGCCAATCGAGAAAGCTGGCTCAAGGCAGCCAGCGATGGCAAAGATGCCCTGCCGATTGTAAATAAGCTCCAAAAGCTCGACAAAGACAACTATGACATTCTCTTCGGGCTTGGACTATACAACTACTACGCTGAGGTAATCCCTGAAAAAATCCCAGCAGTGAGACCGCTAGCGCTGCTTTTCCCGAAGGGAGACAAACTCAAAGGCATTCGTCAGTTGGAGTTGGCATCGGAGAAAAGTCGCTACGCACGCTCTGAGTCGCTCTACTTTCTGCTACAAATCTACTATGTCTATGAGAAAGACTACCTCAAGGCAATTGAGTACGCAAGGCGACTGTATCAGAAGTACCCAAGAAATGTGGTGTTTCACACTTTCTTAGGACGTGCATTAGCCTCAGGCGGATACTGGCATGAAGCAGAAGCCGTCTACAGTGATGTGTTGCAAAAGTGTCAAAGCGGCGTTGAACACTACAATGAGCGTGCAGCGCGTGAGGCCCATTTTCACTTGGGGGTTGCGATGATGAATAGCCGCAGAATTGCTCAGGCTTATACACACTTTAAGCAAGCTGAAGCGCTGTCCAAAAAGATTGACAGAGAACCCTCGCCCTATCAAGCGCTCACGATGCTGCGTCTGGGAATGATTTATGACTTGCGAGGTGACCATGCCACAGCTGTAACACACTACAAAAAGGTGTTAGAAATGAAAGACTACCAAAACTCCCACCAGTTAGCTAAAACCTACATTGATAGACCGTTCTCTGGCTGA
- a CDS encoding EVE domain-containing protein, with amino-acid sequence MAYFLLKTEPDEYSLSSLAKEGETIWNGVKNPLAQKHLRSIKVGDKCFIYHTGSEKQIVGLGEALTECFLDEHRDPVFRLRFVKQFPKPLPLSAMKKDRAFEGFVLLRLPRLSVMPVPEHLAVEILQRVE; translated from the coding sequence ATGGCATATTTTCTGCTGAAAACAGAACCTGATGAGTATAGCCTTTCATCGCTTGCAAAGGAAGGCGAAACAATCTGGAACGGCGTCAAGAATCCCTTAGCGCAAAAGCATCTTCGTAGCATCAAGGTCGGTGATAAGTGCTTCATCTATCACACAGGTAGTGAAAAGCAGATTGTAGGTCTGGGAGAAGCGCTCACAGAGTGCTTCCTTGATGAGCACCGTGACCCTGTCTTTCGGCTGCGATTCGTAAAGCAGTTCCCAAAACCGTTACCTTTATCAGCAATGAAAAAGGACAGGGCATTTGAAGGCTTTGTGCTGCTCCGATTGCCGCGCCTATCAGTGATGCCAGTACCAGAGCACCTTGCGGTAGAGATTTTGCAGCGCGTGGAGTAA
- a CDS encoding VCBS repeat-containing protein, producing MLLTSPTFGKDKETIPPTFYRYDVALEYRASRAVAGDFNGDYTLDLALIEPPLNRLTILYGGASLDEFSPKFFALLTSVQDIGASDLNNDGITDLIFLTRSPERLLCYYAASGERLTLRAEIEVTAGAEKIAIMPALHHTSILLYGQMRGIEQVDFSPHYGFVKRACFLSESVISELTFAESLSKDKLSHLIAHSAVEQCIKFIRTDKDSLLGTVSLSFNQPIASIAASDFNQNGLPDLALGLGQTRTLPAEICVLFDLGVQTGSLPVYLPLDHSPSQLLSADFNHDGVIDLLALNPTVQAVTLFLGKSGSRVYEPHYLGIDAAAHCTVQDLNGDELPEIIFTQPSEKQVVIFSATPPRNTRKPSLLWGRLVLSPHPTTLMLFPRKSQALIATFSKGQSVLSAFTYSKSFQAQKPLAIGYRTKLVCQLGDEMQFAALSEKSDKVSVFSFKPLFSLEKQAETSILALNITHIEHWWRAPSLALLFLLDESRQAILPQLLLYRQTRTHPSSLSEVTFAPFVPVGQLVSVQATKLYGQPVLAAIERHQSEHLRARLYTFGMPMNQHVQLFEKAQIRLLQTEAPPHTALCEDFDGDGRPDWLLANQHDTWLLLSRQRYKAESLSKLIGLSEQDVVRVIDINSDRHLDLLVCKAQEQKLYVMLGNAAGKFSSLKTLANYAIISDAKLLRIDGETLLLVTNTKLHTLDIIKLDSLFAESTATQ from the coding sequence TTGTTACTCACTTCTCCCACTTTTGGCAAGGACAAGGAGACGATTCCGCCCACATTCTACCGCTACGATGTGGCACTGGAATATCGCGCCAGTCGCGCTGTAGCTGGTGACTTCAATGGCGACTACACCCTTGACCTTGCTTTGATTGAACCACCTCTCAACCGCTTGACGATTCTCTATGGCGGCGCATCATTGGATGAGTTTAGTCCAAAGTTCTTTGCACTTTTGACCTCAGTTCAAGACATTGGCGCATCTGACCTAAATAATGATGGTATTACCGACCTGATTTTTCTTACACGCTCACCTGAACGGTTGCTTTGCTACTATGCTGCCTCTGGCGAGCGCCTGACGCTACGGGCAGAAATCGAGGTTACGGCTGGCGCTGAAAAAATAGCAATTATGCCTGCTTTGCATCACACGTCTATTTTGCTTTATGGCCAAATGCGTGGCATTGAACAGGTTGATTTTTCGCCACACTATGGTTTTGTGAAGCGCGCATGTTTTCTCAGCGAAAGTGTTATCTCTGAGCTTACATTCGCTGAGTCTCTTAGCAAGGATAAACTCTCGCATCTTATCGCACATAGCGCCGTTGAACAGTGCATTAAGTTCATTCGCACCGACAAAGATTCATTGCTTGGCACTGTAAGTCTGTCGTTTAATCAGCCAATTGCCTCAATTGCTGCCAGCGACTTCAATCAAAATGGACTACCTGACCTTGCGTTGGGCTTAGGTCAAACCCGCACACTCCCGGCGGAAATTTGCGTGCTCTTCGACCTAGGCGTTCAAACAGGTAGCTTGCCTGTCTATTTGCCGCTCGACCACTCTCCTTCACAACTCCTTAGCGCTGACTTTAACCACGATGGTGTAATCGACCTTCTTGCACTCAATCCAACTGTTCAAGCCGTAACCCTTTTTCTTGGCAAAAGTGGCAGCCGAGTGTATGAGCCACATTATCTTGGCATCGACGCTGCCGCACACTGTACAGTTCAGGACTTAAATGGTGATGAATTACCCGAGATTATTTTCACGCAACCTTCGGAAAAGCAGGTCGTGATTTTTTCTGCCACACCGCCTCGCAACACTCGCAAACCTTCACTGCTATGGGGACGACTGGTGCTTAGTCCACACCCCACTACGCTAATGCTTTTTCCTCGCAAATCGCAAGCCTTGATTGCAACTTTTAGCAAAGGTCAATCCGTGCTTTCAGCCTTTACCTACAGCAAAAGTTTTCAGGCACAAAAGCCATTGGCAATAGGATATCGCACAAAATTGGTATGCCAGTTAGGTGACGAAATGCAGTTTGCTGCTTTGTCCGAAAAGTCAGACAAGGTCTCTGTTTTCTCCTTCAAGCCGCTCTTTTCACTTGAAAAACAAGCCGAGACGAGTATACTTGCACTCAACATTACACACATAGAGCACTGGTGGCGTGCGCCTTCTCTGGCACTTCTTTTTTTGCTTGACGAAAGCCGTCAGGCGATTTTACCGCAACTGCTACTTTACCGCCAGACTCGAACACACCCTTCGTCTCTGAGCGAAGTCACATTTGCGCCATTTGTGCCAGTGGGGCAACTTGTGTCCGTGCAGGCTACCAAACTGTATGGGCAACCCGTGCTTGCAGCGATTGAGCGCCATCAGTCAGAACACCTTAGGGCGCGGCTTTACACATTTGGCATGCCGATGAACCAACACGTGCAGCTTTTTGAGAAGGCTCAGATTCGCTTGCTGCAAACTGAGGCCCCTCCCCATACGGCACTTTGCGAAGATTTTGATGGTGACGGTCGCCCTGATTGGCTCCTTGCCAATCAACACGATACGTGGTTGCTGCTTTCCCGCCAGCGCTACAAGGCTGAATCTCTTAGCAAACTCATCGGGCTTTCCGAGCAAGATGTTGTGCGAGTCATAGACATCAACAGTGACCGACATTTAGATTTGCTCGTTTGCAAGGCTCAAGAGCAGAAACTCTATGTTATGCTTGGCAACGCCGCTGGGAAGTTCTCCAGCTTGAAAACCTTAGCCAATTACGCAATCATTTCAGACGCCAAGCTTTTGCGCATAGACGGCGAGACGCTCTTGCTTGTTACGAATACTAAACTTCATACTCTCGATATTATCAAGCTGGACTCACTCTTTGCGGAAAGCACAGCCACGCAGTAA
- the rpe gene encoding ribulose-phosphate 3-epimerase: MAQRPNIVAPSILSADFTCLREQLSAIEQGGADWVHCDVMDGRFVPNITFGPFIVEAVRRSTSLPIDTHLMIVEPEKYIKDFIEAGSSHITVHQEACVHLHRTVELIHSLGAKAGVSLNPSTPVSTLEEILPMLDLVLIMSVNPGFGGQKFIPSSLEKVRKLHYLRETLNPCLIIAIDGGILPENAAAVRAAGADALIAGSAVFRAPNIAEAILKLRACD; encoded by the coding sequence ATGGCACAGCGTCCAAACATTGTTGCACCATCAATTCTTTCTGCTGATTTTACCTGCCTACGTGAGCAGCTCTCAGCGATTGAGCAAGGCGGCGCAGATTGGGTTCACTGTGATGTGATGGACGGACGATTTGTGCCCAACATTACCTTCGGCCCTTTCATCGTGGAGGCTGTGCGGCGCAGCACTTCTCTGCCGATTGATACGCACCTGATGATTGTGGAGCCTGAGAAATATATCAAGGATTTTATTGAGGCGGGCTCCTCGCACATCACGGTTCACCAAGAAGCCTGCGTGCATCTTCATCGCACTGTCGAGCTGATTCACTCACTTGGTGCAAAGGCAGGTGTCTCACTTAACCCTTCTACGCCTGTTAGCACACTGGAAGAGATTTTGCCGATGTTGGACCTTGTACTGATTATGTCTGTCAATCCGGGCTTTGGTGGTCAAAAGTTCATTCCTTCTTCGCTTGAGAAGGTTCGAAAACTACATTACTTGCGTGAAACTCTTAACCCTTGTCTCATCATCGCAATCGATGGCGGCATCTTACCAGAGAATGCCGCTGCAGTTCGTGCTGCTGGAGCTGATGCTTTAATTGCAGGCTCCGCTGTATTTCGTGCCCCTAACATTGCTGAGGCTATCTTGAAACTAAGAGCCTGTGATTAA